The Naumovozyma dairenensis CBS 421 chromosome 3, complete genome genome has a window encoding:
- the IVY1 gene encoding Ivy1p (similar to Saccharomyces cerevisiae IVY1 (YDR229W); ancestral locus Anc_8.450), producing the protein MNNSSSSQKLPTKEDYISPTRYAPHLSEFYPIVNRQSHDDTTKNNGTNNLPNVLSSNTPTPTPTTTTTTTSTNDILLESPRSLSQQQLKVGSRRPSSIASGMSSINDLQTLITKRDVKYTSDAMLELLKRANEFSVALSNVSNKAGLMAESMEKIAKLKGCNDDTADKLISASGLFHLLSNHEQIMSSNISNLMNDKLRDEIDEFKLKSKVLENNFKIKSKEESLKLKLQEKHNSQLSKRKIRNLISYRESLTNLQNQLDLLENIKYDYYRDSYFIVENTCNKILDEIATISRAQVELSENIARKGWSGGGLDELLLNGEDPFNKYIEEDIEEENANRQEGEEEEEEEEEEEDGSSTIQNDKNTSILHEELDSTSVRNKSMNNADENMNLIPSIEVVHADETDKNKKGHNSEPRLQEPVWIDSSSRRTLTPTSNGQTIEERTRCTECTTIQASSDPKNNNNYNSNEGDGNDKSDDDDNDDDGSHSSLFDSSFALPNSNSNTHSNSNISNIGNNNDNCNSEGNLENSSVHNLQEDIEREHKVVQMEESNEEINESTNSDTHTNNILDGLSSLEVGNN; encoded by the coding sequence ATGAATaattcttcctcttctcAAAAACTTCCGACGAAGGAGGATTATATTTCACCCACTAGGTATGCACCTCATTTATCTGAGTTTTACCCCATAGTCAATAGGCAAAGTCATGACGATACGACGAAGAACAATGGGACTAATAATCTTCCGAATGTTCTAAGTAGTAACACCCCTACCCCTACCCCAACtacaactacaactacGACTAGTACgaatgatatattattagaatctCCTAGATCATTatcacaacaacaattaaaagTTGGTTCAAGGCGACCATCTAGCATTGCATCTGGTATGAGTTCAATAAACGATTTACAAACGTTAATTACTAAGAGAGATGTTAAATATACTAGTGATGCGATGTTAGAATTGTTGAAACGGGCAAATGAATTTTCTGTGGCTTTGAGTAATGTTTCTAATAAGGCAGGGTTGATGGCTGAATCAATGGAAAAGATTGCTAAATTGAAAGGTtgtaatgatgatactgCTGATAAGTTGATTAGTGCTAGTGGATTGTTCCATCTTTTAAGTAATCATGAACAAATTATGTCGAgtaatatttctaatttgatgaatgataaattacGTGATGagattgatgaatttaaattgaaaagtaaaGTCTTGGAGAATAATTTTAAGATTAAAAGTAAAGAGGAGAGTTTAAAATTGAAGTTACAAGAAAAACATAATAGTCAATTATCAAAGAGGAAAATTAGGAATTTGATATCTTATAGAGAAAGTTTAACGAATCTACAAAATCAATTGGACTTATTAgagaatattaaatatgattattataGAGATTCTTATTTTATAGTGGAGAATACTTGtaacaaaatattagatGAGATTGCCACTATATCAAGAGCTCAAGTAGAATTATCTGAAAATATTGCTAGAAAAGGTTGGTCAGGTGGTGGGcttgatgaattattgtTAAACGGTGAAGATCcctttaataaatatatagaagaagatattgaagaGGAGAATGCAAACAGACAAGAAGGagaggaagaggaagaagaagaagaagaagaagaagatggttCGTCGACTATACAAAATGACAAAAATACAAGTATACTGCATGAGGAACTTGATAGTACTTCAGTACGAAAcaaatcaatgaataatgctgatgaaaatatgaatttgattCCCTCCATTGAAGTAGTTCATGCGGATGAGACtgataagaataaaaagGGGCATAATTCTGAACCCCGCTTACAAGAACCCGTTTGGATTGATTCATCATCTAGACGAACGTTAACACCGACAAGTAATGGTCAAACGATAGAAGAGCGGACGCGATGTACTGAATGTACAACCATCCAGGCTTCATCTGATCctaaaaacaataataattataatagtAACGAGGGTGACGGTAACGATAaaagtgatgatgatgataatgatgatgatgggAGTCACAGTAGTTTATTTGACAGTTCATTTGCTTTACCAAATAGTAATTCAAATACGCATTCTAATAGCAATATTAGCAATATTggcaataataatgataattgtAACAGCGAAGGAAATCTCGAGAACTCCTCGGTGCATAATTTAcaagaagatattgaaaggGAGCATAAAGTAGTGCAAATGGAGGAAAGcaatgaagaaatcaatGAGAGTACGAACAGTGATACCCATACAAATAACATACTTGATGGTTTAAGTTCTCTTGAGGTTGGTAATAATG
- the PCF11 gene encoding Pcf11p (similar to Saccharomyces cerevisiae PCF11 (YDR228C); ancestral locus Anc_8.444) yields MDKDTEIIVKDFNSILEELTFNSRPIITTLTKIAEENISCAQYFVDAIESRIEKCIPKQKLYAFYVLDSVCKNTGSPYTIYFSRNLFSLYKKTYLLVDNVTRTKMITLFKLWLTPNESIGGSAPLFEKNALDKIENFLIKASSLHKKNFESMLPTPTVPLLLREIDKLTAITNERLKDQPDDQKLQTKLLVLAQLKQELQKGKLTVEALKQVQLQLRQVFAQDQQVLQERSRQQQQGSTPQPNLSLPPGSTATSTNTTNSPTPNLLSMTGSNDPNNNNADSNSLPVPIPSESGLTSSLFGNISKIVAPKSFTDLQNTNKIARLEELYKSLNHVGLIFTPPKNSIVTLYDKLSEQNNKNGLNNELDGSSHNNNLPSIPLLQNVLNDCKAFFASSNVNILNTPTLQFNQSNITNENNQIVKNNLVHLLYRAKPNKCSTCGKRFGNSNEEKRSQSYHLDWHFRINKRIKGTTATSNTTGGATTTSTAKNIQSRNWYLHDTQWVKFNDDEIVSLKSSSNKQQDKFQKTTANIDIHSQANIPGENNGNTQLSNMVNLLNSNSTNNNGSSNAPYAFSSMGVSLGETDLEKKFVIVPESTQDMTFQCSICKESVNAIYDDDLGEWVWRNTMEVAGKKYHATCYYETMKNNNNAQ; encoded by the coding sequence ATGGACAAGGATACAGAAATTATAGTCAAAGACTTCAATAGTATTTTGGAAGAATTGACATTTAATTCAAGACCAATAATCACCACTCTAACGAAAATTgctgaagaaaatatctcATGCGCTCAATATTTTGTCGATGCCATCGAATCAAGAATAGAAAAATGTATACCAAAGCAAAAATTATACGCCTTCTATGTTCTAGATTCCGTTTGTAAAAACACTGGTAGTCCATACACAATTTATTTCAGTAGAAATTTATTCTCATTATACAAAAAGACCTACTTGTTAGTCGACAACGTAACAAGAACCAAAATGATCactttattcaaattatgGTTAACTCCAAATGAATCTATAGGTGGATCAGCACCACTATTCGAAAAAAATGCTCtagataaaattgaaaatttcttaattaaGGCAAGTTCATTACATAAGAAAAACTTCGAGTCAATGTTACCAACTCCAACTGTTCCACTATTATTAAGggaaattgataaattaactGCAATAACGAATGAAAGATTGAAAGATCAACCAGATGATCAAAAATTACAGACAAAATTGTTAGTCTTAGCACAATTGAAacaagaattacaaaaagGGAAATTAACAGTAGAAGCTTTAAAACAAGTTCAATTACAATTGAGACAAGTTTTTGCACAAGATCAACAAGTCCTTCAAGAACGATCaagacaacaacaacaaggCTCTACGCCGCAACCTAATTTGTCTCTGCCTCCAGGTTCAACCGCGACATCCACAAATACAACAAATAGTCCAACTCCAAACTTACTTTCAATGACAGGTAGTAAtgatccaaataataataatgcagACTCGAATTCCTTACCAGTACCGATACCGTCGGAAAGTGGTCTTACTTCGTCTTTGTTTGGAAACATCTCTAAAATTGTGGCTCCTAAAAGTTTTACTGATCTACAGAACACAAATAAGATAGCACGTCTAGAAGAATTGTATAAATCATTGAATCATGTAGGTTTGATTTTCACACCACCAAAAAATTCAATCGTAACACTTTATGATAAGCTATCAGAacaaaataacaaaaatggATTAAATAATGAGTTAGATGGTTCATCACACAATAATAACCTTCCGTCAATACCATTACTACAAAACGTTTTAAATGATTGTAAGGCATTTTTTGCTTCAAGTAATGtcaatattttaaataCCCCAACTTTGCAATTTAATCAATCAAATATAACAAAcgaaaataatcaaattgtGAAAAATAACCTTGTTCACCTCTTATATAGAGCTAAACCAAATAAATGTAGTACATGTGGTAAAAGATTCGGTAATTCAAACGAAGAGAAAAGATCACAAAGTTATCACCTCGATTGGCATTTCAGAATCAACAAGAGAATTAAAGGAACGACAGCAACTAGTAATACTACAGGGGGGGCAACGACCACCTCTACTGccaaaaatattcaatcaAGAAATTGGTATTTGCATGATACTCAATGGgttaaatttaatgatgatgaaatcgTTTCATTGAAGAGTTCCTCTAACAAACAACAGgataaatttcaaaagacAACAGCTAATATTGACATTCATTCACAAGCAAATATACCAGGAGAAAATAACGGTAATACTCAACTTTCAAATATGGTCAActtattgaattcaaacAGTACGAATAATAACGGTAGTAGTAATGCACCATATGCATTTAGTTCAATGGGCGTATCCCTTGGTGAAACTGAtttggaaaagaaattcGTCATTGTCCCAGAATCGACTCAAGATATGACATTCCAATGTTCTATTTGTAAAGAATCTGTTAACGCTATTTATGATGACGATCTTGGTGAATGGGTATGGAGAAATACAATGGAAGTAGCAGGTAAAAAGTACCATGCCACCTGTTATTATGAAACcatgaaaaataataacaatgcTCAGTAG
- the COX20 gene encoding Cox20p (similar to Saccharomyces cerevisiae COX20 (YDR231C); ancestral locus Anc_8.451) codes for MGWFSSSSSDDMSRTDENNLPAQQQQQETQKQLTNYSTGQKILLQDTPPKFNDSKEPDSNPNSIDSQTLKQAWNSIQWKDFNLEKLSSIPCFRDSTMVGFSTMFITSSIIFIYSKNPIKATNWGLGSLILGSMVGWEQCRLKRKHSFQIAQLAINTVKAKEKPMMNKINHDERLITQWENNAKTETLVASKKKWYQFW; via the coding sequence ATGGGTTGgttttcatcttcatcttctgaCGACATGTCAAGAACCGACGAGAACAATCTACCCGCtcaacaacagcagcaagAAACCCAAAAACAATTAACAAATTATTCAACAGGTCAAAAAATCTTACTACAAGATACACCCccaaaattcaatgattctAAAGAACCAGATTCAAACCCAAATTCAATAGATTCACAAACGTTAAAACAAGCTTGGAATTCAATCCAATGGAAAGATTTCAATctagaaaaattatcatcaattcCATGCTTTAGAGACTCTACAATGGTAGGATTCTCAACAATGTTCATaacatcatcaataatattcatatatagTAAAAATCCCATAAAAGCTACCAATTGGGGGTTGGGGTCTTTAATATTGGGTTCCATGGTAGGTTGGGAACAATGTagattgaaaagaaaacatagTTTCCAAATTGCTCAATTGGCTATAAATACAGTGAAAGCAAAGGAAAAACCAATGatgaataaaattaatCATGATGAAAGATTAATAACTCAATGGGAAAACAACGCAAAAACTGAGACCTTAGTAGcttcaaaaaagaaatggtATCAATTCTGGTAG